From the genome of Methylocystis heyeri:
GAGACGATGACGCTATGACGCTGGGTCTGGGCCAATATGCCCTTGCGCGCGTCGACCAGCAGCACGGCGAGCTCGGCGGTGGAGGCGCCCGTCGCCATATTGCGGGTGTATTGCTCGTGGCCGGGCGTGTCCGCGACGATGAACTTGCGTTTCTCGGTCGCGAAATAGCGATAGGCGACATCGATGGTGATGCCCTGCTCGCGTTCCGCCGCGAGGCCATCGACCAGCAGCGCGAAATCGAGATCGTCGCCCTGGGTGCCGTGCTTCTTGGAGTCCTTCTCCAGCGCTTCCAGCAGATCGTCGGGCGCGAGCCCGGCGTCATAGAGCATGCGGCCGATGAGGGTCGACTTGCCGTCGTCCACGGAACCGCAGGTGATGAAGCGAAGCAACGGCTTGTCGGCGATGTGCCGATGGGGCGTCGCCTCCGGCGGCGTCTGCGAGATTCCGCCGTGCATCAAAAATATCCCTCTTGCTTCTTCTGTTCCATCGAGGTCGACCCGTCATGGTCGATCAGCCGGCCCTGCCGCTCGGATGAACGGCTGTGGCGCATCTCGTGGATGATGGCGTCGAGATTGTCGGCGGCGCTCTCTATGGCGCCGGTGAGCGGATAGCAGCCGAGCGTCCGGAACCGCACCATCTTCTGCTCGACGACTTCGCCCGGCAGCAGCTTCATGCGGTCGTCATCCACCATGATGAGCGTGCCCTCGCGCCGCACCACCGGGCGCGGCTTGGCGAAATAAAGCGGCACCACGGGGATGTTCTCCCGCGCGATGTAGTCCCACACATCCGCCTCGGTCCAGTTGGACAGCGGAAACACGCGCAGGCTTTCGCCGGGCCCCTTGCGCGCGTTGTAAAGCCGCCAGAACTCCGGCCGCTGGTTCTTGGGGTCCCAGCGATGCTGCGCGGTGCGGAAGGAAAGGACGCGCTCCTTGGCGCGGGATTTCTCCTCGTCGCGCCGCGCTCCGCCAAAAGCGGCGTCGAAACGCCATTTGTCGAGCGCCTGCTTGAGGCCCTCGGTCTTCATGATCTCGGTGTGGAGCTTCGATCCATGCACGAAAGGATCGATGCCCATCGCGATCCCTTGCGGATTGACATGGACCAGCAGTTCGACGCCGAGCTCCTTTGCGCGGCGGTCGCGGAACTCGATCATCTCCCTGAACTTCCAGGTCGTGTCGACATGCAGCAGGGGAAAGGGCGGCTTGGAGGGGTAGAAAGCCTTCATCGCGATGTGGAGCATCACCGCGGAGTCTTTGCCGATGGAATAGAGCATCACCGGTCGTTCGCATTCCGCGACGACCTCGCGCATGATGTGGATGCTCTCGGCTTCGAGCCGGTCGAGATGGCCGAGCTTGCGGATTGCCGTGGAACTCATTGCGCGACCTCGCTGTGCGGCGCCGGACCGCGGCGCAGGACGCCGTTCTCGTCGACATGGAGGCCGCATTCCTTTTTGCCGTCGTCCTCCCACCACCAGCGGCCGGCGCGCTCGCCTTCGCCGGGCTGCACCGCGCGGGTGCAGGGCGCGCAGCCGATGGAAAGGAAGCCCTGCACGTGCAGTTCGTTCACCGGCACGCTGAGCTTTTCGGTCTCGGCGACGATGATCTCCCGGCTGTAGTCGAGCAACGGATTGACCTTGAGCAGCTTATGGCCCGCGTCGAACTCCACATAGGAAATATCCGACCTCGCCGCCGATTGATCGGCGCGCAATCCGGTCACCCAGGCGGAGGCGGAGGCCAGCAGCCGCCCCAAGGGCTCGACCTTGCGGATGTGGCAGCAAGCCTTGCGGTTCTCGACTGATTTGTAGAAACCGTTGACGCCGCTCTCGGCCACCCATTCCTGCAGAGGCTCGGCTTGCGGATAGACCGCCGCGATACGGCGCGCATATCGCGCCTCGGTGCGCTCCCACAGCTCATAGGTCTGCGGAAACAGCCGGCCGGTGTCCAGCGTCGCCACCTCGATATCGAGCCCCTGGGTGAAGATCGAATGGGCGATCCACTGATCCTCGACGCCGAAGCTCGTCGTGAAGACTATGCGTCCGGGCACGAATTCCCGCAGCAGTTGCAGGCGGTGGTCGAGATCGAGCGGCGCGAAGCGCGGCTCCAGAACTTCCATCAACGACGGCTTCATAACGCAGCCTTTCGGCGCCGCTCCAATATGGAGCCGCGCGTTCCATAACCTTCCTGATAGGTCTCGGCATAGCTGCCGAGCGCCTTGGCCCATTGCGCTTCGTTCTGGCGCTGGGCGATGTCGTGCGGGATTTCGATGGTGTCGAAACCGCATTGGCGCGCATGCAAGGCCTGATCCGCGACGAGGCGCCCGCTCGCCCGCAGCTCGCCCTTGAACCCGGCGCGGCGCACGAGCCGCGCGAGCGAAAAGCCGCGCCCGTCCGTGAAGGCCGGAAAGGCGATCGCTATCAGCGACAAACGCGAAAAATAGGGAGCAATCGCCGCCGGATCGGCGGTGTTCGGCAACCGGACCCCGAGGCCCTGTTCCGGCCCGAGGCCCGCCAGCGCCTCCTCGAGCCGCTGCTGCGACACGACGATCTTGCCGGACCTCGGCAGGTCTTCTTCGTCGGCGAGATGGCGCCACTCGTCTTCGACGAACTTTCCCTCAGATATCAGCGCCATTTTCGCCCTCCCGCCGCAGCACGTCCTTGAAGCGGGCGTGTCCCAGCCGCCGCCAGGTGTCGATGAAACGCTCTTCCCCCTGCCGCTCGGAGAGATAGAAATCGACGATATGCTCGATGACGTCCGCCACCTGGTCTGCGCCGACGCCGGGGCCGAGCAGCTCGCCGACCGACGCCGACAGCGAAGGGTCGCCGCCGAGCGTGATCTGGTAGGATTCCTGGCCTTTCTTTTCGAGGCCCAGAACGCCAATCGCTCCGACATGGTGATGCCCGCAGGCGTTGATGCAGCCCGAGATTTTTATCCCCAGCCTGCCGATCTCGCGCTGGCGTTCCTCATCCTTGAAGCGACGCGAAATCGCCTGCGCGATCGGGATCGAACGCGCGGTGGCGAGCGAGCAGTAATCGAGCCCCGGACAGGAGATGATGTCGGTCAGGAGACCGACATTCGCGGTCGCCAGCCCCGCCGCGTCCAGCATACGCCACAGCGCGAAGAGGTCGTCCTTCTTCACATGCGGCAGGACGATGTTCTGCTCGTGGCTGACGCGCAATTCGCCGAAGCCGAATTTTTCGCTGGCGTCGGCCAGAACTCGCATCTGGGCCGAGGTCGCGTCGCCCGGAATTCCTCCTGTCGGCTTCAGCGAGACCGTGACGATCGCATAGCCGTCGATCTTGTGCGCCGAGACATTGACCTCGGCGAAAGCGGCGAAGGCGGGGTTTTCCCGTTTCGCCGACTGGAGCGCCTCGGATTGGGCGGGCAGCGTTTCGTAGGGCGGGGGCGCGAAGAAGGCTGCGATGCGGGCGAATTCCTCCGCGTCATGGGCGAAGGGCGTACGATCCATGGCCGCGAATTCGGCTTCGACCTCGGCCCTGATCTGATCGAGCCCGGTCTCGTGCACCAATATCTTGATGCGGGCCTTGTATTTGTTGTCGCGCCGGCCGAAGCGGTTATAGACGCGCAGAATGGCCTCGAGATAGGCGAGCAGGTCCTCCCGCGGCAGAAACTCCCGCACCACCTTGCCGACGAAGGGCGAACGGCCGAGGCCGCCTCCGACATAAACCTCATAGCCCGGCTCGCCGCCGGGGCCTGCGACCACCCTGAGGCCGATGTCATGGACCTTGACCGCAGCGCGGTCCTGGGCGGCGCCGCTCACCGCGATCTTGAACTTGCGCGGCAGGAAGCTGAACTCGGAATGCAGGCTCGACCACTGACGCAGGAATTCCGCGGTCGGACGCGGGTCTTCGTATTCGTCGGCGGCGACGCCCGAAAAATGGTCGGCGGTGACGTTGCGAATGCAGTTGCCGGAGGTCTGGATGGCGTGCATCTCGACTTCGGCCAGCGCCTCCAGAATATCCGGGACGTCGACGAGCTTCGGCCAATTGAACTGCAGGTTCTGGCGGGTCGTGAAATGACCGTAGCCCTTGTCCCATTTGTCGGCGATGTCGGCGAGGCTGCGCATCTGGCGCGCCGTCAGCGTGCCATAGGGAATAGCGACGCGCAGCATATAGGCGTGCAGCTGCAGATAGAGCCCGTTCATCAGGCGGAAGGGACGGAATTCCTCCTCCGTCGTCGCGCCTTCCAGGCGCCTGCGCACCTGCTCGCGAAACTCGGCGACGCGCTCGCGCACGAAGGCCGTGTCGTAGTTGTCGTAGAGATAGGTGGTGGTCGGCGTGTTGGGACGCGCCGCCTGCTGTGGGTCATGCGCGGTCATTTCGCGTCTCCCGATTGGGCGGCCCGAGCCTGTTTGCCGAGGTCCGGCCTCACGCTGGGGCCTTTGATCCGCATTTTCTCGCGGTAGTGCAGCGGCGTCGGGCTACCGTCCGCCTCCAGGCCCACATCCGCGAGATAGACGTCGACGACGCGATTTGCGGCGATCTCGCCCTTGCCACGCGCTTCCAGCGCCGCCGCTTCCTGGCTGTCGCGGGCCACCGCCGCCGACTTGTGGTCGCGCGCCCAGCCGTCCGCTCCGAGAAACAGCGCTTCGCCGTCGCGAAGATCGCTTGCGATGAGAATTTGGGGGTTCTTGAGAAGCGCCATCAGACCGCCTTGGCTATTGTCAGACGCAGCCCGTCGTATTCGTCGGACCAGATAATTTGGCAGGCGAGGCGCGAATTGTCGAAAACGAGCGGCAGTTCGTCGAGCTTTTCCAGTTCTTCCTCGCGGGGAGCCGGAAGCCGGGCCACCCACTCGGGATCGATGAGGACATGACACTCCGCGCAGGCCAGCGCGCCGCCGCAGGTATTGTCCATCCCCATGCCGTAATCGCGAAGAATTTCCATCAACCGCCAGCCTTCGACCGGCTCGAGGTCGTGCGACACTCCGTTCCGGTCTTCGACCCGAACCAGACTTATCGGCTTTTCCAAGCTTGCCTCTGCGCTCCGCATGCGCCTCCCCTACTGCATTTCAGCGAAATTCTCGCGGCGCGAATCGCGCGAGCGACCACGCCGGAAATCCCCGCATTGTGATGCGAAAGCCGCTACGGCTCTCCAGGACGCATCAGCGCATGCGCCCTCCCCGGAAGGCGCGGCCTGGATTGCTTCTGGTTACATACCCATCGGCCCGCGAATGTCAATTCACTTAAAACAACTGCCTATTAATTACATTGCACATAAAAAGTCTGTTGTTTTAAATGCGACCCGAGCTGGGGATTGTCGGCTAATTTTCTTAACTTTCCGGCAAAGGTTAGTGCGCGCATGTGCGCCGAATGCTATAGGGACGGCCATGGTCAAGAAACCTGTCGAAAAGCAAAATAAGCCGACTATTACGATCGCAGCCGAAGAGGCTGATCAACCAGAGGTTGCGCCTGCGTCTACGCAGGGAGCGAGAGTGGACATGAAACCTTCAGTTATACTCGTTGGCGCTGACAAGGGCGGCGTGGGCAAGACCACCATCGCTCGGGCCGTGCTTGATTATCTCAACACCAACAACGTCGTGACGCGCGGCTTCGACACGGAATTCCCGCGTGGCACGCTTCACCGTTTCCATCCCGATCAGACCAGTGTGATCGACCTGACCTCGACGTCCGATCAGATGCGGGTCCTCGACACGCTGAACACGACTCAGGTGAAGGTGACTGTGATCGACGTGCGCGCGGGAGGGCTCAGCCTCGCCCTGCAGGCGCTCGAAGACACCGGCTTCCTCGACGCCGTCCATGCCGGCGAGTTCAATTTCCTGATCTTCCACGTCCTGGGCTCGTCCATCGCGTCGCTGGACGAGATCGACGAGATCGCGCCTTTCGTGTCGGACGCCCATTACTTTCTGGTCAAGAATCACGTCAACGACACCACCTTTTTCGAGTGGGACCCCGTCACCCACGGGAAATATTTCGAAAAGGTGATGACCAGCGGCGAGCTGACCATCCCCAAGCTCAACGAAATGTCTTACGAGCAGGTCGAAATCGCGGGGGTCCCTTTCTCGACCTTCGTCGCCGATCGCACCGCCGAGGGCGCTCCCGCGGGACAATCCTTCGTGCTGCGCGGCTATGTCCGCACCTGGCTGGGCAGAATCGCCGAGGAGTTCGACCGCGTTCAGCTCCTGGGGCTGGTGGCTCCGCGCGACAGCAAGGCCGCGAAAGCCGCCAAAGAAAGATAACTTTCCCGCCACAGCCATTTGAAAGGCGCCGGCGACTGAATTTGGAGCGTCGGCGAGCAGGTTAGATGGATAGGCGCGCCAACGTCTTTATCGCCTGCTCGCCCTGCGCCAGAGCCGGAGTTTCAACGACCGCCCGGCTCCTGACCGATTATCTCTGCTTCACCAACGCCGAACCGCTCGGTTTCGACACCGATCCTCTCGAGCCATGCTATGCGCCCTATTTTCCAGACCGGGTGCATGTTCTCGACGCGACGGACATCAAGGGGCAGATCGCTCTTTTCGACGGACTGCTCGCAAACCAGGACCGGGCCAAGATCGTAGACGTCTGGCACCGGTCCTATTTGCGTTTCTTTGAAACCGTGCAGGACATAGGCTTCATCGACGAAGCCCATCGCCAGGGAATCGAACCAATATTGCTCTATCATGCGGACGCCAGCCGCAACTCGCTGGAGGGCGTGCTGGCGCTACGCAAATTTTGGCCGGATATGGCGATCATGCTGGTGCACAACGAAGGGGCGCGTCCTCTCGAGCCGGATGAAGCGGAAATATTTCAGCGCTACCCCGTGCAAGGCAAGTTCGTCATTCCGTCCCTGCCGATCCCGGTTGCGCGCAGCCTTGCCGATTCCAGCGTGTCCCTGCAGAGTTTTCTGCGCTCGCCGCCCCAGGAAATGTCGATCGTAGTGCGCGCCTCGCTAAAGGCCTGGGTTTCGTCGATTTTCGCCCAGTTCCAAAGCTTCGAGCTGCGCCGGCGACTGGAATCCAGCCCCTATCTCTGATTTCGGCGAACTTTTGTGATCCGCGCCGACTCCGCTAAGATGATTCCGGCGGACATCTCCCAACAATGCAGAAAGAGGAAGGCGCGCTGATTTTCCGCCGATCCGCGCGCATGATTCTTGCTGCTGCAGTCTGGCCCCGACGCCCCCTTTGTCCGCGCCACCTCGAGAGGATTCGCCATGGAGCGCCGCAAGCTTGGACGGACAGGAATTTCCGTTTCCGCCATTTGCCTCGGCACTATGACCTTCGGCCAGCAGAACACGGAAGCGGAGGGCCATGAGCAGCTCGATTACGCTCTCGACCGCGGCATAAATTTCATCGACACCGCCGAGATGTATTCGATCCCGCCACGCCGTGAGACCCAGGGCTCGACCGAGCGCATCATCGGCTCCTGGCTCAAGGCCAGAAAGAACCGCGACAAGGTGATTCTCGCGACCAAGGTCTCGGGTCGCGCCGAAATGAACTGGCTGCGAGAAAACAACGAACCCACGCGACTCGACCGCAAGAACATCCATTATGCCGTGGAGCAATCGCTGAAGCGCCTGCAAACCGATTACATCGACCTCTATCAGTTGCACTGGCCCGACCGCTCGGTTCCCTTGTTCGGCTCCGGCGGCACGACCTGGCGCCACCCGAGCGTCCGGACCGAAGTGGACATCGAGGAAACGCTTGAGGCGCTGGACGAACTCGTGAAGGCGGGCAAAGTGCGCCATGTCGGCCTTTCCAACGAAACGCCGTGGGGCGTCGCCCGTTTTCTGCGCGCCGCCGAGCTCGGCCATGGACCGCGCGTCGCCTCGATCCAGAACGCTTATCATTTCCTGAACCGCACGTTCGAAATGGGTCTGGCCGAATTCGCCTATCGCGATCAGGTCGGCTTGCTGGCCTATTCGCCGCTGGCGCAAGGCTATCTCACCGGCAAATATCAGCGCGGCGCAAGACCGCCGGGCGCGCGGACGACCCTGTTCGAGCGCGGCCAGAGATATGAGACGCCGGGGGTAGAACAGGCGATCGACCAATATCTTGCGCTCGCCCGCGAGCTCGGGCTCGATCCGGCGCAATTCGCCATCGCCTTCGTGACTTCTCGGCCCTTTGTGACCTCGAACATCATCGGCGCCACCACGATGCGGCAACTCGTGAGCGACATCGATTCGGTCAATGTGAGGATCACGCCGGAGATCGAAGCGCGCATCGACGCCATCCACCAGATTCACAGCAATCCGGCGCCGTGATCGAAGGGCGTGGGGATTTCGGCGCAATTCCCGATTGCTTCGCTACGCTCGGGAACGAAGCCTCCGCTGTTTCAGGCGTGGCCGGCCGAGGATGACAGGCTGGCGAGGTCGATGCCGAGAGAGCGCAAAGCGCGCAGATATTTGGTGTCGAGGTCGTGGTCGAACAGAATCCCCGGATCGGCCGGGCAGTGCAGCCAGCCGTTGTGCTGGATTTCATTTTCGAGCTGCCCGGCGTCCCAGCAAGCGTAGCCCAGAGCGAGCACGGCGCGGTCCGGTCCATTGCCGGCGGCGATCGCGCGCAGGATGTCGACCGTAGCCGTGAGCGAGACGCCGTCGTCGATCGGCAGGGTCGAATTGTCCAGGAAGAAATCCGCCGAATGCAGGACGAACCCGCGGTCGGTCTGGACCGGTCCGCCGGACAGCACCTGAACTTCCTTGGCCGCGGCAGGCAGGCTGATGCGCTCCTTGGGAGCGATGACTTTCAGCTGCTCCAGAAGGTCGGGAAAATTGCGCACGCGCGCCGGCTTGTTGAGCATGATGCCCATCGCTCCGTCGGCGGAATGCGCACAGATATAGACGACGGAACGCGCGAAACGTTCATCCTCCATCCCGGGCATGGCGACGAGCATCTGCCCTTCGAGAAATCGGTGCTCGCGCAATTCCGTGTTTTCCGGTGAGCCGGTCGCGGAACCTTGCTTCTTTTGGGGCTCGCTCATAGGGTCATGCTACGCCCGCCGCCTTTCAATCTCAAGGGTTCTCTAAAACCGCGGCAGCCCAACCCGGAAATTTATCAGGGCCTTTGAATGGTCAAACAATTCCGTTTTCGCTGGTTCCGCCGTCTCGCTTTCGCCGGCGCCCTGTTCGGCGCGGGCGCGGCGCATGGCGCTTCCCCTTTCGCTTCCGACGCGGCGAACTCCGAGTTTTCATCCGCCCGCCTGATCGCGGGGGAGCCCGCCAAAGACGGAACCTATCTCGTCGCGCTGGAGATCGACCTCAAGCCGAAGGCGCTGACATATTGGCGCCAACCCGGCGAGGCCGGCGTCCCGCCCCGGTTCGATTTCAAGCGTTCGCAAAACGTCGATTCTGTCGAACCCCT
Proteins encoded in this window:
- the cysD gene encoding sulfate adenylyltransferase subunit CysD codes for the protein MSSTAIRKLGHLDRLEAESIHIMREVVAECERPVMLYSIGKDSAVMLHIAMKAFYPSKPPFPLLHVDTTWKFREMIEFRDRRAKELGVELLVHVNPQGIAMGIDPFVHGSKLHTEIMKTEGLKQALDKWRFDAAFGGARRDEEKSRAKERVLSFRTAQHRWDPKNQRPEFWRLYNARKGPGESLRVFPLSNWTEADVWDYIARENIPVVPLYFAKPRPVVRREGTLIMVDDDRMKLLPGEVVEQKMVRFRTLGCYPLTGAIESAADNLDAIIHEMRHSRSSERQGRLIDHDGSTSMEQKKQEGYF
- a CDS encoding phosphoadenylyl-sulfate reductase, with amino-acid sequence MKPSLMEVLEPRFAPLDLDHRLQLLREFVPGRIVFTTSFGVEDQWIAHSIFTQGLDIEVATLDTGRLFPQTYELWERTEARYARRIAAVYPQAEPLQEWVAESGVNGFYKSVENRKACCHIRKVEPLGRLLASASAWVTGLRADQSAARSDISYVEFDAGHKLLKVNPLLDYSREIIVAETEKLSVPVNELHVQGFLSIGCAPCTRAVQPGEGERAGRWWWEDDGKKECGLHVDENGVLRRGPAPHSEVAQ
- a CDS encoding DUF934 domain-containing protein, encoding MALISEGKFVEDEWRHLADEEDLPRSGKIVVSQQRLEEALAGLGPEQGLGVRLPNTADPAAIAPYFSRLSLIAIAFPAFTDGRGFSLARLVRRAGFKGELRASGRLVADQALHARQCGFDTIEIPHDIAQRQNEAQWAKALGSYAETYQEGYGTRGSILERRRKAAL
- a CDS encoding nitrite/sulfite reductase → MTAHDPQQAARPNTPTTTYLYDNYDTAFVRERVAEFREQVRRRLEGATTEEEFRPFRLMNGLYLQLHAYMLRVAIPYGTLTARQMRSLADIADKWDKGYGHFTTRQNLQFNWPKLVDVPDILEALAEVEMHAIQTSGNCIRNVTADHFSGVAADEYEDPRPTAEFLRQWSSLHSEFSFLPRKFKIAVSGAAQDRAAVKVHDIGLRVVAGPGGEPGYEVYVGGGLGRSPFVGKVVREFLPREDLLAYLEAILRVYNRFGRRDNKYKARIKILVHETGLDQIRAEVEAEFAAMDRTPFAHDAEEFARIAAFFAPPPYETLPAQSEALQSAKRENPAFAAFAEVNVSAHKIDGYAIVTVSLKPTGGIPGDATSAQMRVLADASEKFGFGELRVSHEQNIVLPHVKKDDLFALWRMLDAAGLATANVGLLTDIISCPGLDYCSLATARSIPIAQAISRRFKDEERQREIGRLGIKISGCINACGHHHVGAIGVLGLEKKGQESYQITLGGDPSLSASVGELLGPGVGADQVADVIEHIVDFYLSERQGEERFIDTWRRLGHARFKDVLRREGENGADI
- a CDS encoding DUF2849 domain-containing protein, which gives rise to MALLKNPQILIASDLRDGEALFLGADGWARDHKSAAVARDSQEAAALEARGKGEIAANRVVDVYLADVGLEADGSPTPLHYREKMRIKGPSVRPDLGKQARAAQSGDAK
- a CDS encoding 2Fe-2S iron-sulfur cluster-binding protein, giving the protein MEKPISLVRVEDRNGVSHDLEPVEGWRLMEILRDYGMGMDNTCGGALACAECHVLIDPEWVARLPAPREEELEKLDELPLVFDNSRLACQIIWSDEYDGLRLTIAKAV
- a CDS encoding NADP(H)-dependent aldo-keto reductase, which encodes MERRKLGRTGISVSAICLGTMTFGQQNTEAEGHEQLDYALDRGINFIDTAEMYSIPPRRETQGSTERIIGSWLKARKNRDKVILATKVSGRAEMNWLRENNEPTRLDRKNIHYAVEQSLKRLQTDYIDLYQLHWPDRSVPLFGSGGTTWRHPSVRTEVDIEETLEALDELVKAGKVRHVGLSNETPWGVARFLRAAELGHGPRVASIQNAYHFLNRTFEMGLAEFAYRDQVGLLAYSPLAQGYLTGKYQRGARPPGARTTLFERGQRYETPGVEQAIDQYLALARELGLDPAQFAIAFVTSRPFVTSNIIGATTMRQLVSDIDSVNVRITPEIEARIDAIHQIHSNPAP
- a CDS encoding YqgE/AlgH family protein; this translates as MSEPQKKQGSATGSPENTELREHRFLEGQMLVAMPGMEDERFARSVVYICAHSADGAMGIMLNKPARVRNFPDLLEQLKVIAPKERISLPAAAKEVQVLSGGPVQTDRGFVLHSADFFLDNSTLPIDDGVSLTATVDILRAIAAGNGPDRAVLALGYACWDAGQLENEIQHNGWLHCPADPGILFDHDLDTKYLRALRSLGIDLASLSSSAGHA